Proteins co-encoded in one Flavobacteriales bacterium genomic window:
- the rplU gene encoding 50S ribosomal protein L21 — translation MYAIVDIAGQQFKVEKDTKVFAHRLEGKEGSKVTFDKVLLLEENGKVSVGAPTISGATVSAKIVAHLKDEKIAVFKKKRRKGYQKQNGHRQALTELLIEGISAKGGAAKAEKKEAAPKAEVAAPEVEAKSDEKE, via the coding sequence ATGTACGCAATTGTTGATATAGCTGGCCAACAGTTTAAGGTTGAGAAAGACACGAAAGTGTTCGCTCACCGTTTGGAAGGAAAAGAAGGTTCTAAAGTAACTTTCGATAAGGTTCTGCTTTTGGAGGAGAACGGTAAAGTATCTGTTGGAGCGCCAACAATCAGCGGAGCGACTGTTTCTGCTAAGATTGTTGCCCATCTAAAAGATGAGAAGATTGCCGTCTTCAAGAAAAAGAGAAGAAAAGGATACCAAAAACAAAACGGTCACAGACAAGCGTTGACTGAATTGTTGATTGAAGGTATTTCTGCAAAAGGTGGCGCTGCAAAAGCTGAAAAGAAAGAAGCTGCCCCAAAAGCTGAGGTTGCTGCTCCTGAAGTAGAGGCCAAATCAGACGAAAAAGAATAA
- the rpmA gene encoding 50S ribosomal protein L27, giving the protein MAHKKGAGSSKNGRESESKRLGVKIFGGQAAVAGNIIIRQRGTQHHPGENVGIGKDHTLFALVDGVVEFRKKKDNRSFVSVVPLS; this is encoded by the coding sequence ATGGCACACAAGAAAGGAGCCGGTAGTTCCAAGAACGGAAGGGAATCAGAAAGCAAACGACTCGGAGTGAAAATCTTCGGAGGTCAAGCTGCTGTTGCTGGTAACATCATCATCAGACAACGAGGAACACAACACCACCCAGGAGAAAATGTAGGTATTGGAAAAGACCATACACTTTTTGCATTGGTTGACGGTGTTGTAGAATTCAGAAAGAAAAAAGACAATCGTTCGTTTGTTTCGGTAGTTCCATTGAGCTAA